A region from the Lolium perenne isolate Kyuss_39 chromosome 4, Kyuss_2.0, whole genome shotgun sequence genome encodes:
- the LOC127292234 gene encoding adenylate isopentenyltransferase 5, chloroplastic produces MPLSMAPPAALAFPRISLKTMPPPIIALPDRADTMRPPPPSLVLRHAAPKHKAVVVMGATGTGKSRLAIDLALRFGGEVINSDKMQLYDGLDVATNKVTPGECAGVPHHLLGVVTCPDDDFSAADFRREAARAAAGAAARGRIPVVAGGSNSYVEELVEGDRRAFRERYDCCFLWVDVQLPVLRDFVARRVDDMCRRGLVDEVAAAFDPRRTDYSRGLWRAIGAPELDAYLRSTGAGEDERELMLAAAIDEIKANTSRLACRQRGKIQRLARMWRVRRVDATEVFLKRGAAADEAWQRLVAAPCIDAVRSFLNEDQECSMVAAAGKASVFASAAGNASVFAATAVV; encoded by the coding sequence ATGCCGCTCTCCATGGCGCCGCCGGCTGCCCTGGCCTTCCCTCGGATATCGCTGAAGACGATGCCGCCGCCCATCATCGCGCTGCCTGACCGCGCCGACACGATGCGCCCCCCGCCCCCGTCGCTCGTGCTCAGGCACGCGGCCCCGAAGCACAAGGCCGTGGTGGTCATGGGCGCCACCGGAACCGGCAAGTCCCGCCTCGCCATCGACCTCGCGCTGCGCTTCGGCGGCGAGGTCATTAACTCCGATAAGATGCAGCTGTACGATGGCCTGGATGTGGCCACCAACAAGGTTACCCCCGGCGAGTGCGCGGGCGTCCCGCACCACCTGCTCGGCGTCGTGACCTGCCCCGACGACGACTTCTCCGCGGCAGACTTCCGCCGCGAGGCCGCGCGCGCCGCAGCTGGCGCCGCGGCGCGTGGCCGCATCCCCGTTGTCGCCGGCGGGTCTAACTCGTACGTCGAGGAGCTTGTGGAGGGGGATCGCCGCGCGTTCCGGGAGCGCTATGACTGCTGCTTCCTCTGGGTGGACGTGCAGCTCCCCGTGCTGCGCGACTTCGTGGCCCGCCGCGTCGATGACATGTGCCGCCGTGGGCTAGTGGAcgaggtcgccgccgccttcgaccCGCGCCGCACCGATTACTCCAGGGGCCTCTGGCGCGCCATCGGCGCACCTGAGCTCGACGCCTACCTCCGGTCGACCGGTGCTGGCGAAGACGAGCGAGAGCTCATGCTCGCGGCGGCCatcgacgagatcaaggccaacaCGTCCCGGCTCGCGTGCCGCCAGCGCGGCAAGATTCAGCGGCTGGCCCGCATGTGGCGCGTCCGTCGCGTGGACGCCACGGAGGTGTTCCTTAAGCGCGGCGCTGCCGCCGACGAGGCGTGGCAGCGGCTCGTCGCCGCGCCCTGCATCGACGCCGTCCGGTCGTTTTTGAACGAGGACCAAGAATGCAGCATGGTCGCCGCCGCCGGCAAGGCCTCCGTCTTCGCCTCCGCAGCCGGCAATGCCTCCGTCttcgccgccaccgccgtcgtcTAA